The following coding sequences lie in one Poecile atricapillus isolate bPoeAtr1 unplaced genomic scaffold, bPoeAtr1.hap1 scaffold_208, whole genome shotgun sequence genomic window:
- the LOC131574250 gene encoding NADH dehydrogenase [ubiquinone] 1 beta subcomplex subunit 11, mitochondrial-like — protein MAALWRALRALRALPAGARGRSAASSGAVALPRPLGADAHEEEPMLVAQKKNPDYHGFSADPEADVANMRAAFLAGVSIAIVLGSVFVHYLPDYGLQQWARREAEFQVRERERRGLPLLTSNYYDPDRLSLPSSE, from the exons ATGGCGGCGCTGTGGCGGGCGCTGCGGGCGCTGCGGGCGCTGCCCGCCGGGGCTCGGGGCCGCTCGGCCGCGTCCTCCGGGGCCGTGGCGCTGCCGCGGCCGCTCGGAGCCGACGCGCACGAGGAGGAGCCGATGCTGGTGGCGCAGAAAAAG AACCCCGATTACCACGGATTCTCGGCCGACCCCGAAGCCGATGTCGCCAACATGCGCGCCGCCTTCCTGGCCGGCGTCTCCATCGCCATCGTCCTCGGCTCCGTCTTCGTGCATTACCTGCCCGACTACGG gctgcagcagtGGGCCCGGCGCGAGGCCGAGTTCCAGGTGCGGGAGCGGGAGCGCCGGGGGCTGCCCCTGCTCACCTCCAACTACTACGACCCCGATcgcctctccctgccctcctcgGAGTGA